A single genomic interval of Halostella salina harbors:
- a CDS encoding DMT family transporter, translated as MTDTRYWGVAPAAAAALWGGMYVVSKWGFARVPPVTLAFLRVALAAVALLVVVRATKPARSFSRRDWLDFAHLGLWVAVTLVTQFVGTDLTNASQGSLLTVLTPVFTLGLGVAFHGERLTGRKVGGMALAAAGTVVVLAGQYDLTALAEGSLAGVSLLLLASLGWAAYTVAGKRLVRTYSALEAATYSTALSVPLIAVLVPVEAATTGASLAAVPLTPAVVAAVLYLGLFSTAAAWYLWYSGLAHADAGSVAVFFFAQPVVGAALGALLLGESLGAGYVIGGAVMAGGIYIVSTARA; from the coding sequence TCGCCCGCGTCCCGCCCGTGACGCTCGCCTTTCTCCGGGTCGCGCTGGCAGCGGTCGCGCTGCTTGTCGTGGTGCGCGCGACGAAGCCGGCGCGGTCGTTCTCCCGGCGGGACTGGCTCGATTTCGCCCACCTCGGCCTCTGGGTGGCGGTGACGCTGGTCACCCAGTTCGTCGGGACGGACCTGACGAACGCGAGTCAGGGGTCGCTGCTGACCGTGCTGACGCCGGTGTTTACCCTCGGGCTGGGCGTCGCGTTCCACGGCGAGCGCCTCACCGGACGGAAGGTCGGCGGGATGGCGCTGGCCGCGGCGGGCACCGTGGTCGTCCTCGCCGGGCAGTACGACCTGACGGCGCTCGCGGAGGGGAGCCTCGCCGGCGTCTCACTGCTCCTGCTCGCCAGCCTCGGCTGGGCGGCCTACACCGTCGCGGGCAAGCGCCTCGTGCGGACCTACTCGGCGCTGGAGGCGGCGACGTACTCGACGGCGCTCTCCGTCCCGCTGATCGCGGTGCTGGTGCCCGTCGAGGCGGCGACGACCGGCGCGTCGCTCGCCGCAGTCCCGCTCACACCCGCCGTCGTCGCCGCGGTGCTCTACCTCGGACTGTTCAGCACCGCGGCCGCGTGGTACCTCTGGTACAGCGGGCTGGCGCACGCCGACGCCGGATCGGTCGCAGTCTTCTTCTTCGCACAGCCGGTCGTCGGAGCCGCGCTCGGCGCGCTCCTGCTCGGCGAGTCGCTGGGGGCGGGCTACGTCATCGGCGGCGCGGTGATGGCTGGTGGCATCTACATCGTGTCGACGGCGCGGGCGTGA